From the genome of Virgibacillus proomii, one region includes:
- a CDS encoding tyrosine-protein phosphatase, with translation MNQRQLVQTIDLEGSFNFRDLGGYETKSGRKVKSGILFRSGNLQNLTQNDIITLKKIGIRTIFDLRGSDEAKKHPTPKIPEVTNRHLPLIEIDRDAIRSPKDLADFSFQQEEDPGQVLIQLYRKVTKNVPVYKSILTTLLENPQAPILFHCMAGKDRTGVTAALTLHMLDVPEKLIFQDYLFTNQFIDALKTNLQVEKIQADKALIQAMLEARREYLQAFFDEIKSQFGSVDQYVKEAIGFTKNDVEMLKAHLLV, from the coding sequence GGGATACGAAACGAAATCAGGGCGAAAAGTCAAAAGTGGTATATTATTTCGCTCTGGGAACTTACAGAATTTAACTCAAAATGATATAATAACCTTAAAAAAAATTGGAATACGGACAATCTTTGATCTTCGCGGTTCGGATGAGGCTAAAAAACATCCAACTCCTAAAATACCAGAAGTAACAAACAGGCATTTGCCATTAATTGAAATTGATAGAGATGCAATTCGTAGTCCAAAAGATTTAGCCGACTTCTCCTTTCAACAAGAAGAAGATCCTGGACAAGTTTTAATTCAACTTTATCGAAAGGTAACCAAAAATGTCCCCGTCTATAAAAGTATCTTAACAACATTACTAGAAAATCCGCAAGCCCCAATTCTTTTCCACTGTATGGCTGGAAAAGATCGAACTGGCGTTACTGCCGCATTAACTCTTCATATGTTAGATGTACCGGAAAAACTTATTTTTCAAGACTATTTATTCACCAATCAATTCATAGATGCATTGAAAACCAACCTGCAAGTTGAAAAAATTCAGGCAGACAAGGCTTTAATCCAAGCTATGTTAGAAGCTCGTCGTGAATATTTACAAGCATTTTTTGATGAAATCAAATCACAATTTGGTTCTGTAGATCAGTATGTTAAAGAGGCAATCGGTTTTACTAAAAACGATGTAGAGATGTTAAAAGCACACCTGCTTGTATAA
- the gdhA gene encoding NADP-specific glutamate dehydrogenase: MKTVEKMEFSYLQQAKDYVDEVYEMVKKRNPDQVEFQQAVKEVFDSLIPVLAKHPNYMQQAILERMVEPERTITFRVPWVDDKGKVRVNRGYRVQFSSALGPYKGGIRFHPTVNESIIKFLGFEQTFKNSLTGQPIGGAKGGADFDPKGKSEMEIMRFTQSFMTELSKHIGPDLDVPAGDIGVGAKEIGYMFGQYKKLRGAYEAGVLTGKGIGYGGSLARKEATGYGTAYFMDAMFKDNGLSLDGCKVIVSGSGNVSIYAMEKMVELGANVIACSDSDGYIYDENGIYLETVKRLKEEEQGRIREYIKEHPHAMFKEGCSGIWEIPCDIALPCATQNEIDDSAARLLVANGVKAVGEGANMPTTLEAIEIFLENNILFAPAKAVNAGGVAVSALEMAQNSARLAWSFEEVDSKLYEIMNNIYTTSTKAAEDYGQPGNLVLGANIAGFIKVADAMIAQGII, translated from the coding sequence ATGAAAACTGTTGAAAAAATGGAGTTTAGCTATCTGCAACAGGCAAAGGATTATGTAGATGAAGTATATGAAATGGTTAAGAAGCGTAATCCTGATCAGGTAGAGTTTCAACAAGCAGTAAAAGAAGTGTTTGATTCTCTTATACCTGTTTTAGCCAAGCATCCAAATTATATGCAACAAGCAATTCTTGAACGCATGGTAGAGCCGGAAAGAACGATTACATTTCGTGTTCCTTGGGTGGATGATAAAGGAAAGGTACGGGTAAATCGTGGCTATCGTGTGCAGTTTAGTAGTGCACTTGGCCCATATAAAGGTGGTATAAGATTCCATCCAACTGTAAATGAGAGCATTATTAAATTTTTGGGCTTTGAGCAAACATTTAAGAATTCCTTAACCGGTCAACCAATTGGCGGAGCAAAAGGTGGAGCGGATTTTGACCCAAAAGGGAAATCGGAAATGGAAATTATGCGCTTTACGCAGAGTTTCATGACAGAACTTAGCAAACATATTGGTCCAGACCTAGATGTGCCAGCTGGTGATATCGGTGTTGGTGCTAAGGAAATAGGCTATATGTTTGGTCAGTATAAAAAGTTGCGTGGAGCCTATGAAGCAGGAGTCTTAACAGGAAAAGGAATTGGATATGGCGGCAGCTTAGCTCGTAAAGAAGCAACAGGCTATGGAACTGCTTATTTTATGGATGCCATGTTCAAAGACAACGGATTAAGCTTAGATGGCTGTAAAGTGATTGTATCAGGTTCAGGAAATGTATCGATTTATGCAATGGAAAAAATGGTGGAATTAGGCGCGAATGTTATTGCCTGCAGTGACTCGGACGGATATATCTATGATGAAAATGGTATCTATTTGGAGACTGTTAAACGTTTAAAAGAAGAAGAACAAGGGAGAATTAGAGAATACATCAAAGAGCACCCTCATGCTATGTTTAAAGAAGGCTGCTCCGGCATCTGGGAAATACCATGTGATATTGCATTACCTTGCGCTACTCAGAACGAAATAGATGACAGTGCAGCAAGGCTCCTTGTTGCGAATGGTGTTAAGGCTGTTGGTGAAGGTGCAAACATGCCTACAACTCTAGAAGCTATTGAGATTTTCTTGGAAAATAATATTTTATTTGCTCCGGCAAAGGCCGTAAACGCTGGAGGAGTAGCTGTCTCTGCTTTAGAGATGGCACAAAATAGCGCGCGTTTAGCTTGGTCCTTTGAAGAGGTAGATAGTAAGCTGTATGAGATTATGAATAATATCTACACTACTTCTACCAAAGCAGCAGAAGATTATGGTCAACCTGGAAATCTAGTACTTGGTGCAAATATCGCTGGATTTATAAAAGTCGCAGATGCGATGATTGCTCAGGGCATTATTTAA
- a CDS encoding M20 family metallopeptidase, with protein MDKLFSQLDAVYNEMVEIRRYLHQYPELSFQETKTAAYIADYHTALGHKVKTNVGGNGVLAYLKGERPGPTIALRADFDALPIQEKTDVPYKSKNDGVMHACGHDGHTATLLGLAKVLNGMQEELVGTIVFLHQHAEELPPGGAISMIEAGCLDGVDVIFGTHLQAQLPLGTIVYRTGALQAAADRFDIMIKGAGGHGAAPHHTIDSIVVGSQLINSLQQIVSRKVDPLDAAVVSVCNFIAKNPYNVIADTAQLTGTVRTLNEGTRNSIEEEMERIVKGTCEASGAEYEFTYSRGYPTLVNHQRETEFVANVAKQVPGIKEVMETPPVMGGEDYAYYLQHVKGTFFFTGGKNPSLDKAFPHHHPKFDFDERALLHAAKVLGAATLKYMQQYS; from the coding sequence ATGGACAAATTATTTAGTCAGTTGGATGCTGTTTATAATGAAATGGTAGAAATTCGTCGTTATCTTCACCAGTATCCGGAACTATCATTCCAAGAAACAAAGACAGCTGCCTATATTGCAGATTATCATACTGCATTGGGTCATAAAGTCAAAACAAATGTTGGTGGAAATGGAGTTTTAGCTTATTTAAAAGGAGAAAGACCAGGTCCGACGATTGCTTTACGGGCAGACTTTGATGCTTTACCAATTCAGGAAAAAACGGATGTCCCATACAAATCAAAAAATGATGGTGTTATGCACGCATGTGGTCATGATGGACATACAGCCACATTGTTAGGACTTGCTAAAGTATTAAATGGAATGCAGGAGGAATTAGTAGGAACGATTGTTTTTCTGCATCAGCATGCTGAAGAACTTCCACCTGGAGGCGCTATTTCCATGATTGAAGCTGGTTGCTTAGATGGTGTCGATGTTATCTTTGGAACACATTTACAGGCACAATTACCACTTGGAACAATTGTTTACCGAACCGGAGCTTTGCAAGCTGCAGCAGATCGATTTGATATTATGATTAAAGGTGCTGGGGGGCATGGGGCTGCTCCACATCATACAATAGATAGCATTGTGGTTGGTAGCCAACTGATTAATAGCCTTCAGCAAATTGTTAGTAGAAAAGTAGATCCGCTTGATGCAGCAGTCGTTTCTGTTTGTAATTTTATTGCTAAGAATCCATATAATGTTATTGCTGATACTGCTCAATTAACAGGAACGGTACGAACATTGAATGAAGGAACACGTAATTCCATTGAAGAAGAAATGGAACGTATTGTTAAAGGGACATGTGAAGCTTCTGGGGCTGAATATGAATTTACGTATTCTAGAGGTTATCCTACGCTCGTTAATCACCAAAGGGAAACGGAATTTGTTGCAAATGTTGCTAAGCAAGTCCCTGGTATAAAAGAAGTTATGGAAACGCCTCCAGTAATGGGTGGGGAGGATTATGCTTATTACTTACAACATGTAAAGGGGACATTTTTCTTTACTGGTGGAAAGAACCCTAGCCTAGACAAGGCATTTCCACATCACCACCCTAAATTTGATTTCGATGAACGTGCATTGTTACATGCTGCCAAAGTATTGGGAGCCGCGACATTAAAATACATGCAACAATATTCATAG